In Chelmon rostratus isolate fCheRos1 chromosome 9, fCheRos1.pri, whole genome shotgun sequence, the following proteins share a genomic window:
- the LOC121611480 gene encoding transforming growth factor beta activator LRRC32-like produces MVRHMFSHLLLLWSLSHDLHITGLTYHKPKEQSWNNQNLYSVPLDLDAKLGRLDLSNNFIRQLHTLALPYLEQLDLSSNQLDLISEGAFENLARLEELNLSRNALNNNLGSNSKALQSISRLRTLDISMNGLSDDAVERYLRNKSTLDELKMTGNALTRLSPNLFKESKGLRSITIDDNQISVIEQGTFEPLSRLEMLNLAGNNLAHICDFKLHQVKLLNLSRNSVEFFVTPEDDLLYRLEILDLSHNKLLYFPIVPKINNLKYLHLQNNMVGALNSEATMVSEANALYNEIIKERTVRKNNLHSNWRLMPLIYIDLSYNHFSSFPLETLSLLSSLETLNFSYNCLQNIIWNVRNDNESGSHRQLFFPSLKHLDMQSNGLVYISPFFLNALTRIETLNLQGNSVQPCASTEHLQSPQSTRSMNLNTSCVVFEQLKTLKHLNLKDNNIEMLHANTFQKTALVSLNLARNSHMVMQVDALEGVHKTLQSLIISEINMTSSDLSLPCMPVLTQLNISNNHLNAVPSSLSCSPLTEIDIRNNLFVSLNHSLILAMSAHLNQMYISGNYFNCCDSEWLTVVHELKIKLPDISDTVCFTRDRNIVMTGYLKNMSVYCLFPPKAQDTHFGQMVIIVLFVSVMLTVLIIFTRNMCCKDRSFIV; encoded by the exons atGGTCAGACATATGTTCTCTCATCTCCTACTACTCTGGTCACTCAGCCATGACCTGCACATAACTGGACTGACGTATCACAAGCCAAAG GAGCAGTCCTGGAACAACCAGAACCTCTATTCTGTCCCTCTGGATTTGGATGCAAAGCTTGGGAGACTGGACCTGTCCAATAACTTCATCAGACAGTTGCACACACTTGCTCTGCCATACTTGGAGCAGCTGGACCTGAGCTCCAACCAGCTGGATCTCATCTCCGAAGGGGCTTTTGAAAACCTGGCTCGACTTGAAGAGTTGAATTTGTCCAGAAATGCGCTGAACAACAACCTTGGCAGTAACAGCAAAGCCCTCCAATCCATCAGTAGACTGAGGACTTTGGACATATCAATGAACGGTTTGAGCGATGATGCGGTGGAACGGTACCTTCGAAACAAATCTACTCTTGATGAACTAAAGATGACTGGCAATGCTTTAACAAGACTTTCACCCAACTTGTTCAAGGAGAGTAAAGGTTTGAGGTCCATTACTATTGATGACAATCAGATATCAGTGATAGAACAGGGGACATTTGAACCATTGAGCCGGTTAGAGATGCTAAACTTGGCCGGCAACAACCTCGCGCATATCTGCGATTTTAAATTACATCAAGTTAAGTTGCTGAATCTCAGTAGGAATTCAGTTGAGTTCTTTGTCACACCTGAGGACGACCTGTTGTACAGGCTTGAAATTCTTGACCTGAGTCACAACAAACTCCTTTACTTCCCAATTGTTCCAAAAATCAACAATCTGAAGTATCTTCATTTACAGAATAATATGGTTGGTGCCTTAAATTCAGAGGCTACAATGGTATCAGAGGCCAACGCTCTTTATAATGAGATTATAAAAGAAAgaactgtcagaaaaaataaCCTGCACTCAAACTGGAGGCTGATGCCACTGATTTATATTGACCTGAGCTACAATCACTTCAGCTCTTTCCCTCTGGAGACTCTGAGCCTTCTCTCATCTTTAGAAACTCTCAATTTCAGCTACAACTGTCTGCAAAACATCATCTGGAATGTGAGAAATGATAATGAGTCAGGAAGCCATCGGCAgcttttcttcccctccttAAAGCACCTTGACATGCAAAGCAACGGACTTGTATATATTTCCCCATTTTTTCTAAATGCGCTCACGCGAATAGAAACATTAAACCTACAAGGCAATTCTGTGCAACCTTGTGCCTCTACGGAGCACTTGCAAAGCCCTCAGTCAACACGGAGCATGAATCTCAACACATCCTGTGTTGTCTTTGAGCAGTTAAAGACTCTTAAACACTTAAATCTTAAAGACAACAACATAGAAATGCTCCACgccaacacatttcaaaagacAGCTTTGGTTTCTCTAAACCTTGCTAGAAATTCACACATGGTAATGCAAGTAGATGCATTGGAGGGTGTGCACAAGACTCTTCAGTCCTTGATTATCAGTGAAATAAACATGACTAGCTCTGATCTATCTTTACCTTGCATGCCGGTGTTGACTCAGCTGAACATATCCAACAACCACCTAAATGCGGTACCCAGCAGTCTGAGCTGCTCTCCTCTGACAGAAATCGACATCAGGAATaatctttttgtgtctttgaacCATTCTTTGATCCTTGCTATGTCTGCTCACCTCAATCAAATGTATATCAGTGGAAACTATTTTAACTGCTGTGACAGTGAATGGCTGACAGTGGTGCATGAGTTAAAGATAAAACTGCCTGATATCAGTGACACGGTATGCTTTACAAGGGACAGAAACATTGTGATGACAGGATATctgaaaaacatgtcagtgtaTTGTTTGTTTCCTCCAAAAGCACAGGACACTCACTTTGGACAAATGGTcataattgttttatttgtatctgTAATGTTAACAGTGTTGATCATATTCACCAGGAACATGTGTTGCAAAGACAGATCATTTATAGTGTGA
- the LOC121611481 gene encoding tumor necrosis factor ligand superfamily member 13B-like isoform X1 — protein MLYGALLSLTAFMFCLSLFLLHRASVLENDFRKLQGDIILQLNQPRSEGVSGKTAKMSKTSEDVKPSALQKAQSSLKMSSRRVKREQGSCRDPTSFLQLTANTNKQPDTRGNITVIPWTVSAQQGNAISQKENRIVVQEDGYYLVFGQVLCHCNSSITKLILHLICSDDLANVLLRSQVLFTSPSTVMGHIIRRWGSMKTGRASTELLHCLQEMSDDESPDNTCYTAGIVQLHQDDELELVIPDRPRALICMDADSTFFGAVQLN, from the exons ATGCTTTACGGTGCTTTATTATCACTCACAGCATTTATGTTTTGTCTTAGTCTTTTCCTGCTGCACAGAGCCAGTGTTTTAGAGAATGATTTTCGCAAACTCCAAGGGGACATAATTCTACAATTAAATCAGCCACGTTCTGAGGGAGTCAGTGGGAAAACGGCCAAGATGTCTAAAACAAGTGAG gaCGTAAAGCCAAGCGCGTTGCAGAAAGCTCAGAGCTCTCTGAAGATGTCTTCGAGGAGAGTAAAAAGGGAACAGGGCAGCTGCAGAG ATCCGACATCATTCCTGCAGTTAACAGCTAACACTAACAAACAGCCAGATACAAGAG GAAATATAACCGTGATCCCTTGGACTGTGTCTGCGCAGCAAGGAAATGCAATTTCgcaaaaggaaaacagaattGTTGTCCAAGAAGATGGTTATTACTTGGTGTTTGGACAAGTATTGTGTCACTGTAACTCAAGCATAACTAAGTTGATATTACATCTGATTTGTTCCGACGATTTAGCTAATGTTCTGCTTCGTTCGCAGGTTTTGTTCACGAGCCCGAGCACAGTTATGGGTCACATCATTCGAAGATGGGGCTCCATGAAAACAGGAAGGGCATCGACAGAGCTCTTGCATTGCCTGCAGGAGATGTCTGACGATGAAAGTCCCGACAATACGTGCTACACTGCAG GTATAGTGCAGCTGCATCAGGACGACGAGCTAGAGCTGGTGATACCAGACAGGCCTCGAGCCCTCATCTGCATGGACGCAGACTCGACCTTTTTTGGTGCCGTGCAGCTGAACTGA
- the LOC121611481 gene encoding tumor necrosis factor ligand superfamily member 13B-like isoform X2 — MLYGALLSLTAFMFCLSLFLLHRASVLENDFRKLQGDIILQLNQPRSEGVSGKTAKMSKTSEDVKPSALQKAQSSLKMSSRRVKREQGSCRDPTSFLQLTANTNKQPDTRGNITVIPWTVSAQQGNAISQKENRIVVQEDGYYLVFGQVLFTSPSTVMGHIIRRWGSMKTGRASTELLHCLQEMSDDESPDNTCYTAGIVQLHQDDELELVIPDRPRALICMDADSTFFGAVQLN, encoded by the exons ATGCTTTACGGTGCTTTATTATCACTCACAGCATTTATGTTTTGTCTTAGTCTTTTCCTGCTGCACAGAGCCAGTGTTTTAGAGAATGATTTTCGCAAACTCCAAGGGGACATAATTCTACAATTAAATCAGCCACGTTCTGAGGGAGTCAGTGGGAAAACGGCCAAGATGTCTAAAACAAGTGAG gaCGTAAAGCCAAGCGCGTTGCAGAAAGCTCAGAGCTCTCTGAAGATGTCTTCGAGGAGAGTAAAAAGGGAACAGGGCAGCTGCAGAG ATCCGACATCATTCCTGCAGTTAACAGCTAACACTAACAAACAGCCAGATACAAGAG GAAATATAACCGTGATCCCTTGGACTGTGTCTGCGCAGCAAGGAAATGCAATTTCgcaaaaggaaaacagaattGTTGTCCAAGAAGATGGTTATTACTTGGTGTTTGGACAA GTTTTGTTCACGAGCCCGAGCACAGTTATGGGTCACATCATTCGAAGATGGGGCTCCATGAAAACAGGAAGGGCATCGACAGAGCTCTTGCATTGCCTGCAGGAGATGTCTGACGATGAAAGTCCCGACAATACGTGCTACACTGCAG GTATAGTGCAGCTGCATCAGGACGACGAGCTAGAGCTGGTGATACCAGACAGGCCTCGAGCCCTCATCTGCATGGACGCAGACTCGACCTTTTTTGGTGCCGTGCAGCTGAACTGA
- the eda gene encoding ectodysplasin-A isoform X1: MACGGSPAEDFPDKVMPRAAPCTCSKKCRSRSGSVVFLGLFLLSLCLHAVTLVCYLDLRSEVKREIIHQKRDSMLTLAGSDLADPAALLSTGHPRLDSGSGRGGGGGGGGGGEGHEEKLLHRNSDFHATEDNRGITQRAKRSPGKQPEPESTGKEKRKEKRKGKKRSVPGPPGPPGPPGPQGPPGIPGIPGIPGSNAVGPAGPPGPPGPQGPPGTQGPAGVPDKTKTKEFQPAVVHLQGQETTIQVREDLSEGILRNWKMVSIHHRVFKMHSRSGELEVLLDGVYFIYSQVEVYYLNFTDIASYEVMVDSNPFLRCTCSIETGQRKFNTCYTAGVSLLRAGQRISIRIVYEDTLISMTNHTTFLGSVRLGEAPSAGQN, translated from the exons ATGGCATGCGGTGGTTCACCCGCGGAGGATTTCCCGGACAAAGTGATGCCCAGAGCTGCTCCCTGCACGTGCAGCAAGAAGTGCAGGAGTCGGAGCGGCAGTGTCGTCTTCCTGGGATTATTCCTGCTGTCGCTGTGCCTGCACGCTGTCACCCTCGTCTGCTATTTGGACCTGCGCTCCGAAGTCAAAAGGGAAATTATCCACCAGAAGCGGGACTCCATGTTGACACTCGCGGGGAGTGACCTGGCTGACCCGGCGGCGCTGCTCTCGACCGGCCACCCGCGACTGGACTCCGGCAGCGGCcgcggcggcggcggaggaggaggaggaggaggagagggtcaTGAG GAGAAGTTACTGCACAGAAATAGCGACTTCCACGCCACAGAGGATAACAGGGGCATAACTCAGCGAGCGAAAAGGAGTCCCGGCAAGCAGCCAGAACCAG AATCGACtgggaaggaaaaaaggaaagagaagagaaaag GGAAAAAAAGGTCAGTGCCGGGCCCCCCTGGCCCCCCTGGTCCCCCGGGCCCACAGGGGCCACCGGGCATCCCTGGAATCCCCGGCATTCCAGGAAGCAACGCCGTGGGGCCTGCTGGACCCCCTGGACCCCCCGGGCCACAGGGACCTCCGGGCACTCAAGGTCCAGCAG GAGTTCCAGATAAGACGAAAACAAAGGAATTCCAG CCTGCAGTGGTTCATCTGCAAGGGCAGGAGACGACCATCCAAGTGAGAGAAG ATCTGTCTGAAGGCATCCTTAGGAACTGGAAGATGGTGTCCATCCACCACCGTGTGTTCAAAATGCACTCTCGCTCTGGAGAGCTAGAGGTGCTGCTGGACGGTGTCTACTTCATATATAGTCAGGTAGAA GTGTACTACCTCAACTTCACCGACATTGCCAGCTATGAGGTGATGGTGGACTCAAACCCGTTCCTCCGCTGCACCTGCAGCATCGAGACGGGCCAGCGCAAGTTCAACACCTGCTACACGGCTGGGGTGAGCCTGCTGCGCGCCGGCCAGAGGATCTCCATACGCATAGTGTATGAGGACACACTCATCAGTATGACCAACCACACCACCTTCCTGGGAAGTGTCAGACTTGGAGAGGCTCCATCTGCTGGACAGAACTGA
- the eda gene encoding ectodysplasin-A isoform X2 → MACGGSPAEDFPDKVMPRAAPCTCSKKCRSRSGSVVFLGLFLLSLCLHAVTLVCYLDLRSEVKREIIHQKRDSMLTLAGSDLADPAALLSTGHPRLDSGSGRGGGGGGGGGGEGHEEKLLHRNSDFHATEDNRGITQRAKRSPGKQPEPESTGKEKRKEKRKGKKRSVPGPPGPPGPPGPQGPPGIPGIPGIPGSNAVGPAGPPGPPGPQGPPGTQGPAGVPDKTKTKEFQPAVVHLQGQETTIQVREDLSEGILRNWKMVSIHHRVFKMHSRSGELEVLLDGVYFIYSQVYYLNFTDIASYEVMVDSNPFLRCTCSIETGQRKFNTCYTAGVSLLRAGQRISIRIVYEDTLISMTNHTTFLGSVRLGEAPSAGQN, encoded by the exons ATGGCATGCGGTGGTTCACCCGCGGAGGATTTCCCGGACAAAGTGATGCCCAGAGCTGCTCCCTGCACGTGCAGCAAGAAGTGCAGGAGTCGGAGCGGCAGTGTCGTCTTCCTGGGATTATTCCTGCTGTCGCTGTGCCTGCACGCTGTCACCCTCGTCTGCTATTTGGACCTGCGCTCCGAAGTCAAAAGGGAAATTATCCACCAGAAGCGGGACTCCATGTTGACACTCGCGGGGAGTGACCTGGCTGACCCGGCGGCGCTGCTCTCGACCGGCCACCCGCGACTGGACTCCGGCAGCGGCcgcggcggcggcggaggaggaggaggaggaggagagggtcaTGAG GAGAAGTTACTGCACAGAAATAGCGACTTCCACGCCACAGAGGATAACAGGGGCATAACTCAGCGAGCGAAAAGGAGTCCCGGCAAGCAGCCAGAACCAG AATCGACtgggaaggaaaaaaggaaagagaagagaaaag GGAAAAAAAGGTCAGTGCCGGGCCCCCCTGGCCCCCCTGGTCCCCCGGGCCCACAGGGGCCACCGGGCATCCCTGGAATCCCCGGCATTCCAGGAAGCAACGCCGTGGGGCCTGCTGGACCCCCTGGACCCCCCGGGCCACAGGGACCTCCGGGCACTCAAGGTCCAGCAG GAGTTCCAGATAAGACGAAAACAAAGGAATTCCAG CCTGCAGTGGTTCATCTGCAAGGGCAGGAGACGACCATCCAAGTGAGAGAAG ATCTGTCTGAAGGCATCCTTAGGAACTGGAAGATGGTGTCCATCCACCACCGTGTGTTCAAAATGCACTCTCGCTCTGGAGAGCTAGAGGTGCTGCTGGACGGTGTCTACTTCATATATAGTCAG GTGTACTACCTCAACTTCACCGACATTGCCAGCTATGAGGTGATGGTGGACTCAAACCCGTTCCTCCGCTGCACCTGCAGCATCGAGACGGGCCAGCGCAAGTTCAACACCTGCTACACGGCTGGGGTGAGCCTGCTGCGCGCCGGCCAGAGGATCTCCATACGCATAGTGTATGAGGACACACTCATCAGTATGACCAACCACACCACCTTCCTGGGAAGTGTCAGACTTGGAGAGGCTCCATCTGCTGGACAGAACTGA